The Manis javanica isolate MJ-LG chromosome 6, MJ_LKY, whole genome shotgun sequence genome contains a region encoding:
- the LOC140849841 gene encoding uncharacterized protein → MAPGKGTRRAVSAPPASVGICHLEPVSPLSAQPGPPAPASPPHLAGAGGGGRAPPPPRPGPARGSGGRRAGTAAEAEGRAAAAPERVRGGREPGRAARGQSPAGAQLSMAVCGGFGKSCPGGGGGAGGAGRSREAGRAGGGGPGASGERGVRAQSSADGTDARQGGPSEGRRRAAAGRGACGQRGQGPASSAPRRPAGGPGGSAAAGARRARARGGRRAVPGGAGGRLSPLAHLEGAARERSALRRKERAARWRGDE, encoded by the coding sequence ATGGCACCGGGGAAGGGAACGCGGCGCGCGGTCTCGGCCCCCCCAGCCTCAGTCGGCATCTGCCATCTTGAGCCTGTGTCTCCGCTCTCGGCGCAGCCGGGGCCGCCAGCGCCCGCATCACCGCCTCACTTGGCCGGCGCCGGGGGAGGGGGccgggcgccgccgccgccgcggccgggCCCTGCGCGGGGCTCGGGCGGCCGGCGGGCGGGCACAGCGGCCGAGGCCGAGGGCCGAGCGGCCGCGGCCCCCGAGCGGGTCCGCGGCGGGCGGGAGCCGGGGCGGGCAGCGCGCGGCCAGTCCCCGGCCGGGGCTCAGCTCAGCATGGCTGTGTGTGGGGGCTTCGGCAAAAGTTGCCCGGGCGGCGGAGGAGGGGCGGGAGGAGCCGGGAGGAGCCGGGAGGCGGGGCGGGCCGGGGGCGGCGGGCCGGGCGCGAGCGGGGAGCGCGGAGTCCGCGCGCAATCGAGCGCCGATGGCACGGATGCGAGGCAGGGAGGGCCGAGCGAGGGCCGGCGCCGGGCCGCGGCGGGGCGGGGAGCCTGCGGGCAGCGGGGTCAGGGGCCGGCGAGCTCGGCCCCGCGGCGGCCGGCAGGCGGACCCGGCGGCTCGGCGGCGGCCGGCGCTCGGCGTGCGCGCGCGCGGGGCGGGCGGCGCGCCGTGCCCGGGGGTGCAGGTGGCCGGCTGTCGCCCCTCGCGCACCTGGAGGGCGCTGCCCGGGAGCGGAGTGCGTTGCGGAGGAAGGAGCGGGCGGCCCGCTGGCGGGGAGACGAGTGA